ATCGCTATGGAACACTTGATAATAGAACCTTGTATTTCAttcgatttcatttgatttcattatGTCATGTTTACTTTGGTTTTGGTGTATCAGTAGACGGCTAAAGaattatgattttaattagttttttatttccttttgttttatttacagaTTCATAGGGGAAATAGtaacatacatacacacactaaTATATATCcaggcatatatatatagtaatcATTATATATAACACCTAcacccacaacaacaacaacaacagcaattatatataataaccATAAACAAGAATGGAGCAAGCCAATCCAATCCAGCAATCACAGCAAACTATATACACgagaataattaaattaattaatgcaattgatgaaagaacagcagcagcagccgcagcagcatcaaccGCACTTTCAAAAGAACTAGAAACAGCAAAGGcagaaaatataacaaaagaaatattttacttaggtaaaacattaaatttattttaaatctaaaataaactaataagcattaaataataatacatgaTAATGGTAAATAAACAcacaataattataatagtAGAGCGAGCGCTGATCGATTGTCATTTTATTGCTGCCGCGCGTGGCGatatatatcttttaattAATACTTTAAGTGAACCTCTCCGCCACTCTCTTCGTTAATTATTGTACCCTCCTATTTTTTGACGccttaaagaaaagaaacgaaacatgtatatgtatattgaaaaGAGTCactgcatattttttttacaaccCCTTGATTTAGTACGTTTAACTTATGATAACTGATGGTAACACAATGGCGGGCGAGTTTTGTGTGGTTAGAGCTAAGATCTAACTAACTAAGAGTTTGCGTAGGTTAACCAGGGCATGGTCGTGCAACATGCAGCATgcaacacactcacacacacacacacacgaccCTAAGACAGCTGAAGAAGGCAGAAGATTGCAGAAGAGGAGGCGAAGATGAAGTAAAGTGGAGGAGAATGAGGTAATGAAGGAGGAAcagaaacaaagcaaagcCCCGAGCATAATGTTAATGTTATGTTAAAAcctaaatttaatgaaaattattaacGCAGAGAAAAcgaaagagaaaagaaaacagaaaaaagaaaaaaagcaaaaaaacaaagcaaaagcgaAAGCGAAACTGTTTAAAAACTATacctatataatatataatcattatgaatataaactatatttttttttcaacacgcattatgtatacatacatactgaataaataaattatttttatttttattaaataataactatGATTATTGAGCAACAAGTAAAACTCGATTCACAAGCCGAGAAAGCAGATCGAGCAAGCTAAGCACCCCTAatcgtatatattttttttcgcactaaaatatatatgtacagaTACCATTATTTAGCCAGTAGATGAGTTAATGACCACATACGGACATACAGATCGGAGGAGGAAGAGAGCGCAGGCGTGGAGCTGGCGCCTGAGAACCGGCGGCTTAGTTGCAATATGTAGATAAGGTCCAATTACCGGGTTCCCGCCACCGTAGAGCTCCATTATTATTCGCATACATAGTCAGTGTCGTCCTGCCTCGCCCCAAAAGCTCCTTTCCCGCTCCCCCCGCTCGCCACACTTTCCGCACAGAGCTGCTACTGaatattattaacaatttctTGCTCAGAGTGGCAGGAGGAAgagaaaagagaaagagaagaagaaggaagcGAATTGCATATGCGAAATAATGAGAAATGAGCAAAacacttatatttatttctatagCTTATTATAATCGACCTAAAACTAATTATTACGCTAATTATAAACGATTATtgaatacacacacatgcacacacgcagaataaaatacattttcctaGTAACTTAGGCACACGCGAGTATAAAAGAGAACAACTGGAAAATcttgaaaaaatacaaaaaaaaaaccatggAAAATTAAACACGTTAGCTTATTTTTAGACTCGCTAATTACATAACacaataacacacacacacacacacgtgcataCACCGACAATTGTATATGTAATGCTGTAATAATCATGATAATATTTAGATTCGTTGATGATAATGAGCAAAAAAGCcgtaatgataatgataataaatgaatacaacaaaatccaacaaataaaaagagaaacaaatacaatatttaaacaaagtaAAACCTTCTGTTGTTGCCTTTCCTTTTGACCACCGTATCCACAGTATCATTTTGTTCAGTGTGTCGGCTGCATCTTCATTTTCCTCCTGGAGCAAAGATCTCCGAAGTAATTGGGCTCTCGGAATGGGTGGGATTCCATCGATTCTAATGGTGTTACCTATTCGCCAtacttaatatataattatttgcattttcagttaaacatgagtttttaaatcatttccaTATTATTTCTTACTTAAATGGGTGTGAGCTCCTAGGAAATGGCTTGAAACTGTGTGCAAAGGTTGGGTCGCTCTGTTTGGGCCTCCCAAGCGCATCACCCCCAACATAAAGCTAATGCATACGAATCGCAATCCACATCTGTATATCTTTTCTTTGGCTGACTCGTTTTGTAGGCTCGCAGTCGAACAGCGCCCTCAACAGCAGCGGAAGTggcggaagcggaaacggagAGGCAGCCGGCTCGGGTTCCGGATCCGGTTCGGGCTCAGGAGGCGGGAACGGCGGGGATAACGACGCTGGCGACAGTGGAGCAGCCGCATCTGGAGGCGGAGCAGCAGAAACCGAGGCAGCGGCGTCGGGTTAGCGCGAGCGAGGAGCTCTTTCAATGTAATGTTATTAGCAGGTTTTTCGCTCGGCCCGGGGATTCAGTTAACCCATTTCGGCCAAGAGCGAGATGacaacaccacacacacacacgcagctACACTCGAAATATGAAAGAGAGGTCGGATGTTCCCCAGCAGAAGCTATGAGTAAATGAAATGAGACAAAGgaattcacacacacaaaacgcCCAGTACCcttacacacccacacaacaATAAACCcaaccccacacacacacaccaacacaaacacacacacacacacacacacacatgtatgtatgtatatctagCTATATGCATTGGGCGCAAGCAAATATTTAgcataaaatcgaaataaaaccaaaaatccaCTTTAAactatgcataaataattaaaataattatctGTACTATTAAAGACAAAGAGAAATCCCGGATGGAATGTTGAGAAATAATCGGAAGACCCCTCGCCCGCGTCCCCAACCTTCAATATAGTAAATAACACTTAACAACCAGCTCGCGGAACGTAATATAACTTAAGTAAAAATGCAGAAGAAACTCGAATGAATACTTagtgaaataaatcaaaatttttgcccatttaacgtttatatatatgcgcggttatacaaatatataacgaTCACAGCAGTTAGCAATCCATagtaaaagtaaacaattaaaGGCGGCAAGTAAGAGGAACTAGCAAAAGGGCGGATACAACATAAACTAAACTCGCGCAAGTGCATCTATATGAATACGATATAGATATTATATaaacatagatatatatatatatacgagaTATTAACAAGAGTAGTAGTCCCAGTAGCAACCCCCGACCCTCGACCCGAACCACTCAAACCCAATCCTTGAACCGGAAACTCCCCAGATAACgagaaaaagaaagagaaagaaaaaagaaagaaagaaagaagaaTAACAACTCTCCACGAATAGCAACATTTTCCGTGGCCTGTTCTTATGTAACGTATAGCAAGTACGATTATCTAAGGAAGCGATCGTCAAAATGCAATATACACTAAACACTATACATAAATACaagaaatataacaaattgaGCAACAAGTAAGTGAATGTATGAATGAGTAAAACGCTTTTAGCGCGCGACGCCACCCattaacttaaataaacaatgcaaataaatgagGTAATGAGATAGTGGAGCCACAATCTTGATATATGTAAAAGTAATCGACAAAGGACATTTAGctgcaattgaaaatttaaactaatttaatacaaattgaaGTAAAATACAATGAAACCGCTGATGGTTTTAGTACGTAAGGCCTTAGATCGATCAACCGGAAACTCCTGCGCAACTATAGTATTGGTTCCAATCTATCTACTATATATACCTATGACAACCACCCAGTTAAACTGCTTAGATCTCGTTTCCAAAATTATGTCTGCGATTATGTCCCAGCACTTTAACCCATTTACAAGCAACTAAGTAAGCAAACAAACgcgaaaaagaaaccaaaaggCAAAGGGCAAagggcaaaagcaaaagcaaaaccaagtctatttgtatgtatttccATAGAACTCCTTATATATTGTACGagaacatattttttttttactaacTAAATGATACATTTATACAATTAATGAACGTTGAGTTTTGTGGcatcaaaactaattaaatttaactatatacatatatgtacacacccacacaagaACACAATCGAGCATTCAGACATACTCACACGCACATACGTctataatttcaaataaattagaatGAAAAAACCGAAGATTTCCAAACTAAGCCCCAAACATTTTAGTAATAATCTAAGTAAACAGCAGACAAGTTATATAAATCTTTaaacacacccactcacacacacacacacccacacaccacacacactgtttttttgtatttgaaaatGTCAGCAGATGGAAAATGACAGCCCAAatcaatatatattcaaacatatatatgcatagaAAAACCAACTTATATATGATGAACAACTTCAGCGTTTCGCTTTAATTATGAGGCAACAACCTCATGAGGAATTCAAACCGAacattaacttaattaacaaataaacacaaaactaaactaaacaataacaacaggaAGCCCCGAATTCAAagaggaaatgaaaatgaacacGAGACAAATGCGTaaagaaaacattaatttaaaaacaataaaaattacaaacaaaaatatatacaaatgcgTATTTCTTCAAGTCGGTGTGGTGGAAACAAAATGTAGTATACTTTTGGGCGGCGGAAGGATTGGGACAAATGTCAGCTGAAATCCCACAATTTTCAACATACCTTGGAAAAATGAACATATTTGTGGATTTCTTGATTCTCAGTAGAAGGTCAGAAAAagtctactgaaaaccaactacCGATcgtggtcaccttctggaatcccCGTTCGTCAAAAATCGAATATTTACAAACTCggttttctccataacttggAAATATGCATAACTAACTATCACTATCACTTCTTTAATGATTcctaaaattttttttttttttaatttttcgcatttttgataaggggtaccatcatcaaaatttgcgaaaaattgcaaaaaattagaATTTCAAAGTGTGAATACAGTTCGATTgggaattttgttacgaattcaacgaggtatgacattccacttttggacaactatttttaatgctattgagaaaatacagattcttttttaccaaaaataaacaaaatataaattgccaaaaatctgatatttacaaacggggttttctccataacttggccaaaaaagatatCACCGCTAAAATGAAGACTGTTTTGTGCTGCCAATAAACATAGataactatccctatcactatttttattataatcaaaaaaaaatttttaacaaattttcgcatttttgataagaaatgagaaaattcactgaaaaatttatttttgaaaatcaacTTAAAAGTGATAAGGGTAGTTAACTTTGGTAATTAGCGTCACAAAACCGTTTGCTGTTCAGCTTTATGACCATTTTTAGCGAAGTTGTGATGAAAAAACTGTTAGTAAATATCGGATTTCTTAGTAATTCacttttcttaattttccGTCATGACCCTATataaaattgtggaaatttaCTCCGCCCAATCCGCCACCCCCTTCGAGGACGCCTACGTTATGCAGGACTTAGAGGACACTCTGATTCGCCATCATCCaagaggacgacgaggacgacaaGGACGACGGATATCCCCCAAATACCCGCTTATTGTGGCTAGCGAATAACTGACCACAGTGATTGTAGCATAGCGCgtagaagaaaaataaaaaatacatgaattttcaattggaaataaacatttattgggAAAATTGGGTGAAGTTTCGATTTTAGCCggaatttgatttttcaattaaatttaccaggcgaacaggaatcccagaaggtgaccaacgatcagttggttttcagtatacacctgctactgattatgatcacttggtaccaaaaatccaaaaatttaacaaattcggcataaaaacgcgtattttgtaatgcaaattgtttgatttttcggtttaaattaccaggcgaacaggaattccagaaggtgaccaacgatcagttggttttcagtatacacctgttactgattatgatcacttggtaccaaaaatccaaaaatctaacaaattcggcacaaaaacgcgtattttgtaatgcaaattgtttgatttttcggtttaaattaccaggcgaacaggaatcccagaaggtgaccaacgatcagttggttttcagtatacacctgttactgattatgatcacttggtaccaaaaatccaaaaatctaacaaattcgccacaaaaacgcgtattttgtaatgcaaattgtttgatttttcggtttaaattaccaggcgaacaggaattccagaaggtgaccaacgatcagttggttttcagtatacacctgttactgattatgatcacttggtaccaaaaatccaaaaatctaacaaattcgccacaaaaacgcgtattttgtaatgcaaattgtttgatttttcggtttaaattaccaggcgaacaggaatcccagaaggtgaccaacgatcagttggttttcagtatacacctgttactgattatgatcacttggtaccaaaaatccaaaaatctaacaaattcggcacaaaaacgcgtattttgtaatacTGTTTATTTTAAACCGTAAATTATTtagaattaaatttgattaaacaATACAAACTATAACTATTGATTCCGGATCTTTAATTTGCACTATTAACTTTGTAATTTATTGgtagataaaaaaaaatagcaaaacggGGTAGTATTCTATCTCCGGATGCTTTGGCAAAGCCGGTATCCACTTGTTCCAAGATTCCATCCCTTAGATTCCTTACTCTACGTCCTGCGCCGTTTGCCCAGACTGAGATCGGTGGCTCCGCCTTCCGGCTTGAGGCGTCGCTTGCTGCTCCGACCGCTGGCCGACTTTACACCGGATACGGTGCCGCTGATCCGCTGAGTCTCGGCCATGGCCAGCGGAGCAGTGGGCAGTGACAGGGGTGGGCCGGTTAGCGGATGCCCAAGTGGGAGTGGAGACTCCAGGAGGAGCTCGCTTTTGACGACGGCTCCCGGGGCAATCATCAGCAGGTCGTTGCCTGTGTTCCCGTTGCCATGTCCGTGCCCAATGCCATTCCTGTGCATCTGTCCGTCGGTGCGTTCACACTTGATGTGCCGTACAGGCGGAACATCTGGGTTCTCCAGCTCCCCGTCCGCCGCATGGCCATTGGCCATCCTATTGTCGTTGTTGTTCGGCTCCAGCTGAGCCCGGATCGGATGCGAGGGcgcctgccgctgctgccactCGAGGATGCCCGTCAGTAGCTTGATGTACTTAATGGCCGAGCGCAGGATCTCGTTCTTCGATAGCTTCTTGTCCGGCGGATGCGTGGGCACCAGCTTGCGCAGCTCTGCGAAGGCGCCGGACACGTTCTGCTGGCGCCATCGCTCCCTTGTGTTGGTGAACACCTTGCGCACTCCGCCGGTGGCTcctccgccgctgccgccTCCACTAGATGCATTGCCGCCGGAGCCGTtgcctccaccaccgccgctTCCGCCGACGGAGCTTCCGGAGCTGGCCGGCGCCGTCAGCAGTCCGTTGCGGGAGTGACTGCGCGGCGAACTGGACAGTGAGCGATTCCCTGCGGGCGGAACAAAGGAATTGATATTATGTATATGGAAAATTGGGAATTACGGGATGTACATAAAAGTTGAATGGCGTGAGTAATGTTCTGGTTGCTCTACAGTTCTAAGGATTAAGCCTCACCATCCGCCTGGTTGCCATTCAGAACGATGTAATCGCGAAgatcctcctcgtcctcctccgtGTCGTTGAGCGAGAAGTCGGAGAGTTCAGCGTCGCCGTCTCCGTCGGATATGGACTCCGTCTTGGGCTGCAggtggggcgtggcatgtcGGAGCAGGGCGGGCGGATGCCTGCCGGCGGCAGTGTCCCGCATGCCTCCGTTACCGTTCATGTGCCCGGAACGCGGTGACTCGTTGGGCTGGCTGTGGCCGGAGGATCCGCTCGAGGCGGTGCTCCGTTCGTCCGCGTTATCCGCTCCGTTCGAGCTGCTCGGTAGCCAGGCCATCTCCGCGATTCGCCGGAGCAGAGGATACGTGTGTTCCGTTGCGTTTGAAGCGCCGCAGCGAAGTGAGCAACTGACTGG
This Drosophila simulans strain w501 chromosome X, Prin_Dsim_3.1, whole genome shotgun sequence DNA region includes the following protein-coding sequences:
- the LOC6739953 gene encoding uncharacterized protein LOC6739953, whose translation is MAWLPSSSNGADNADERSTASSGSSGHSQPNESPRSGHMNGNGGMRDTAAGRHPPALLRHATPHLQPKTESISDGDGDAELSDFSLNDTEEDEEDLRDYIVLNGNQADGNRSLSSSPRSHSRNGLLTAPASSGSSVGGSGGGGGNGSGGNASSGGGSGGGATGGVRKVFTNTRERWRQQNVSGAFAELRKLVPTHPPDKKLSKNEILRSAIKYIKLLTGILEWQQRQAPSHPIRAQLEPNNNDNRMANGHAADGELENPDVPPVRHIKCERTDGQMHRNGIGHGHGNGNTGNDLLMIAPGAVVKSELLLESPLPLGHPLTGPPLSLPTAPLAMAETQRISGTVSGVKSASGRSSKRRLKPEGGATDLSLGKRRRT